In the genome of Chiroxiphia lanceolata isolate bChiLan1 chromosome 29, bChiLan1.pri, whole genome shotgun sequence, one region contains:
- the LOC116799695 gene encoding feather beta keratin, which translates to MSCYDLCRPCGPTPLANSCNEPCVRQCQDSRVVIQPSPVVVTLPGPILSSFPQNTAVGSTTSAAVGSILSEEGVPINSGGFGLGGLGGYGLGGRYCGRRCLPC; encoded by the coding sequence ATGTCCTGCTACGACCTGTGCCGTCCCTGCGGCcccaccccgctggccaacagctgcaacgagccctgtgtgaggcagtgccaggactcccGGGTGGTGATCCAGCCCTCGCCCGTGGTGGTGACCCTGCCCGGGCCCATCCTGAGCTCCTTCCCCCAGAACACCGCCGTGGGATCCACCACCTCCGCCGCCGTGGGCAGCATCCTCAGCGAGGAGGGAGTGCCCATCAACTCTGGGGGCTTTGGCCTGGGTGGCCTTGGTGGCTACGGCCTTGGTGGGCGCTACTGTGGCCGGAGGTGCCTGCCCTGCTAA
- the LOC116799696 gene encoding feather beta keratin-like yields the protein MSCYDLCRPCGPTPLANSCNEPCVRQCQDSRVVIQPSPVVVTLPGPILSSFPQNTAVGSTTSAAVGSILSEEGVPINSGGYGLGSLGGLGGYGLGGRYCGRRCLPC from the coding sequence ATGTCCTGCTACGACCTGTGCCGTCCCTGCGGCcccaccccgctggccaacagctgcaacgagccctgtgtgaggcagtgccaggactcccGGGTGGTGATCCAGCCCTCGCCCGTGGTGGTGACCCTGCCCGGGCCCATCCTGAGCTCCTTCCCCCAGAACACCGCCGTGGGATCCACCACCTCCGCCGCCGTGGGCAGCATCCTCAGCGAGGAGGGAGTGCCCATCAACTCCGGGGGCTACGGCCTGGGGAGCCTGGGTGGCCTTGGTGGCTACGGCCTTGGTGGGCGCTACTGTGGCCGGAGGTGCCTGCCCTGCTAA
- the LOC116799700 gene encoding feather beta keratin-like, with protein MSCYERCAPGPCGPTPLANSCSEPCVRQCQDSTVLIQPSPVVVTLPGPILSSFPQNTTVGSSASAAVGSALSAGGVPISSGGSLGLGGFGYPGLGGGYNRPSRRSSTFHRGFSGPW; from the coding sequence ATGTCCTGCTACGAGCGATGTGCCCCCGGCCCCTGCGGCcccaccccgctggccaacagctgcagcGAGCCCTGCGtgaggcagtgccaggactccaccGTGCTCATCCAGCCCTCGCCCGTGGTGGTGACCCTGCCCGGGCCCATCCTGAGCTCCTTCCCCCAGAACACCACCGTGGGCTCCTCGGCCTCGGCCGCCGTGGGCAGCGCCCTGAGCGCCGGGGGGGTTCCCATCAGCTCCGGGGGCTCCCTGGGACTGGGGGGCTTTGGCTACCCCGGGCTGGGCGGGGGCTACAACCGGCCCTCCCGGCGCTCCAGCACCTTCCACAGGGGCTTCTCCGGGCCCTGGTAA
- the LOC116799772 gene encoding feather beta keratin-like, producing the protein MSSYELCCPGPCGPTPLANSCSEPCVRQCQDSTYLIQPPAVVLTLPGPILSSFPQSTAVGSSASAALGSSLSSEGVPVSSGGSSGWGPWGSSRPSRRPNPSRSGFGEPC; encoded by the coding sequence ATGTCCTCCTACGAGCTGTGCTGCCCCGGCCCCTGCGGCcccaccccgctggccaacagctgcagcGAGCCCTGCGtgaggcagtgccaggactccacGTACCTCATCCAGCCCCCGGCCGTGGTGCTGACCCTGCCCGGGCCCATCCTgagctccttcccccagagcacGGCCGTGGGCTCCTCGGCCTCGGCCGCCCTgggcagctccctcagctccgAGGGGGTTCCCGTCTCCTCGGGGGGCTCCTCGGGAtgggggccctgggggtccaGCCGGCCCTCCCGGCGCCCCAACCCCTCCAGGAGTGGCTTTGGGGAGCCCTGCTAA